The nucleotide sequence ATTCAATTGCCTTTTGGATTGTGAAGCACTGTGCAAGTTTACTCTACAAATAaaaaggttattattattattattattattattcactttATGATAAAAAACAGACAGCACACTAACTaacatttttcagcttttttttttcccctcacagaTTTTCATTTCCAGTCACTCATTTATTTCCAGTCATTGAGAAACTACTGCAACTTTTAGAAACAACAGTCAACATTGCAAAAATAGACCTAAATATGCCTGTTTTACCAATATTACTAGTTAGGTGAGGTTGACATGTGTTTAGAAAAGTTGCACAAGTGCATTTCTTTAGGACAACACGTCCTCACTCTAGCAACACAGACTACCATAGATAACTTTCAGCTCTTCTGCAAAATTAATAAACACACTAGTATGTGTCACACATAGGTATAAACATACacctgctgccctctgctggcgACTGACCTGTGTGTCCGTAGAGGATCTGGCAGCTGTTGGTGAGCAGCTCAAACACCTTGATCTGGCAGCTGTTAGTGGCCACCACGATGTGGCTGTCACCTTTACCCAGAAACTTCACGTCCAGCACCTCGTCGCTGTAACCCACAAACTGCAAGGGgaggatggagagggggagcaaacagagaaacaacGTTAAAAATGACTTACTAATATATACTGGCACATATATTGGCAGTCTGACAACAATAAATATTAGCACTGGTACTGGTACAGGTTTCTTCCCAGTACCCACCTGTTGCTGTGTGGTGAGACCGGGCAGCTGGTAGAGCAGTATGTTGTGCTCTGCAGTGACTGTGGCCAGTCTGGAGGAGGCAGGCAGGTGAAGCAGGTACACTAAGCTGCGGGGGTCGTCGTCCTTTTCTTCCTCGTCCTCAGAGATGGGGCTGAGGGTGGAGGGGAGGGTCTGGGTGTAGACACAGCGCGCCGTGCTGGCCTCCCACACTCTCAACACACCTGCAGTGAGGAAGGGAGAAGAGGTGAGTGACAGAAAGTGAGCGAACACAGATTCAGTTCTCGAGACGGTGCAGGAGCCAAACCTTTGCTGCCAGCTGTGATGAAATGTAAGTCTTTGCTCTTTACTCCGATCTGAGAGAAGTCCTGTTTCTGAGGCAGCAGCACAACACCCTCCACAGCCTGGACACAAAGGCAACACACGGAAATGAACAAATGTAGCTGCAGCGCATGATGACTGAATGAAGATTTGGTCTGTTAGGATGATGTTCAAATAATACATTAGCATCCATTAGCGATTTACCTCATAGACCGGTACAGTTCTCTTGGCTTTCTGGCTCTTCAGATCCCACACTGTGCAGATCTTATCTCTGCCAGAACTACAAATAAAGATTAGCACACAGTTACAGGcatgaaaaagtaaaacacacaacattagaGACCCAGAAAATGCCAAATGCTCAAGATTTGATTTAACACAACTTTGATGTACCCATCCACTGAGTGGCTGATTTTACAGTACCTGATCATGGTGCCGCCATCTGCGCTGAAACTGAGAGACGTGACAGCGCTGTAGTGGctctgcagcacacacacacactggctggaGCGCAAGTCCCACAGCCGAATGCCGCAGTCCAGAGACGAGGAGAATAGCTGCAGTCTGTTGATATCTGGGTGAAACTCGACcaggctgcagacacacacaaggatgattatatatattacattattttacatatGTTACAGATTTATTACAAATCCTCTGATCATGCCAAATTCAACCAAAAGCCATTCTCTCATATCCTTCATGCCCTCCATCTGGTTGTTCAATGTACTATATAGAGACTATAATGTGTTTGATGGTGACTAATAAATATGTATGATTAATCTACTGTCTTATTTGAAATAAAGGCCATTGTATGTGCAATCCTGGTGTATTCTGGAAATGTCCTGCAACATGGCAGCACCTGTGACATTCAAACTGACTGTAAACCTGTTACACTGGTTGAATTAGAGCAGCTCTGTTCATGAAACACTCAGTTGTTTCTTCAGCTCAATAAGGCTGCAGGAATAGGACTGGGTATCAAACCttaatactttttttaataCAGACAACAACGTGTCCATAACAAAGGCATCGAATGTCTGGACAGATACGTAATCTATCTGTTCTTTGATCATATAGTTCctgatttaaaattaaattttatccaattttaaactaaataaaaaagtgCTTTTATCTAGAAACTATTTTTACCAGTTCACTGCCATTTCTTGATTTTATACACTACTGCTCAATCTTACAGGATCACAATTATTAAGATGGTAACGGTGTAAGTGGTTATGGTAATGATAATTGTTgttatacaaacacacacactactgttttacttatatttttaatagtttactATTGTActtctttcctcttttaaaatatatcttaATGTTTTACCAATTTAAACAGTCactgattttctttatttaatctgtTAAGCACTTTTAGCAGCATTTTGTGTATGAGAGGAGCTACATAAacaaagtttattattatcattattatattaactCAAGTATTGTATATGCAAACAATACCCCGGCCTGTCCAGGAGTGACTCACTAATCTTATCCCTTGGCTGATTGTAGTGTAGTAGTGTAATTTAGTTAAACCAAAAAACAGCTTCTGTACATGCACATTATTCACAGCATTTCTAGTTCATAGATATCTTGACTTACTGCACAACACCGGATGACCCTTTAAGGTTGTGGGTGCAGTACTGCTTCACCACATCCCAAAGCTTTATAGTGCCGTCACAGCCACctgcaaaacaacaagaagacaAACTCTGCAAACTGTGTAATGTCCATGTAGCAgaatcacacagaaacaagcGCCATGAAAGTCTAAACTGATTGTCATTAGTTGTGTGCTGGCTGACCTGTGGCCAGGAGCGTGGAGGTGGAGTCAAAGGTCATGCTGGCTACTGGCACAGTGTGAATGGCCCTCCAGGAGCGCGTACACTGAGCTTGCTTCCAGTCCCACTGCTTCAGCAGCAGGGCCCTGCTTGCTGTTACCAGCAGctgtagagagacacagagacataatGAATATTCTACATGctgatattaaaaatgtttacacCATGACGTTTGTTTGTGTGAGGTAATCAGGCGATTCAGGTGTTTGCTTACCTCATCATCACAGCTGAGTGCGAATGATGTGATGTCCTCTTGATCATCCTGCAATCACAGTATGGGCAGATATGATAAAAAGGCTctaaagataaataaacatgtacaaaatGCATGAAATGGTTCTGGACTCACGTGTTCAATGCTGTGGACGATCTTTCCTGTGCTGATCTCCAAAACATTGACACGGGATGCACAGGTGCAAAAAATGTACTTCTCATCTTTGCTGATCTGAAAAACAACAGGTTAATCAAAAACTAAAGAGGCAGTgtgctgattttacacatcaaagtcagtTCACTAGTCACGCGGAAACTATTTAAATCGTGAAGAGTTGTGTAATGAGCTTTgtctaaaactcaaattatGCTTTCAATGTCTATGTGATGTAAATTCTGCTATCTGCAGTGTGAATCTCAAAATGTATGACTGCCCAGACTGAGCATATAAACTGAATACATGTGAACATGTCTACCTGTGCACACGCACAATGTTATATAAACAGAACCACATGAAAGTCCACTGTCCCATTGATTCTGGAGTGTATTAAGatcttgagaaaataatcagtgtAATGTCATTAtaatgtcatcaaaatcattGTCTTGAGCTTAGGATACTACACCTTTATAgatgcaacaattaatcaataatcagcaactattttgataaacaattaattgtGCTGTTTTTCCTCAACGTATATAACTGTCAATTTAATATCTTAAGATTcaggactgttggttggacaaaacaagaaaatcaaaAGCATCACTGTAGGCTCTAAGAAATGGTAACTGGCATATTTTCCACTATTTCTTAACATTTCACAGACCAAACGATAATAATCACAAGATTAATtgctaataaaaataatgattagttgcagcctgatatgcttttataaaataaatcatggATCACAGATTGAGGGTGTGGAGTTTGAATGGCATGGACATTTATCAAGCAAGGAAAGTTTAATGATACAAGTAATGTTGAGTTGCATCAGGGGAAAtttaggatccagtgtttttggagcttgtcTTGGACCAGCGACtaaaaagtcaggatatctcagcctctgctgcatcaCTTTGACCACTCTTGAAAAAATCTGTCCCTCACAAGTCCCCAAACTTTCTGGAAGTTCAATGCTAAATCAGCACAGTGCCTCTTTGAGATGATTTAGGTTGGTCCACCAGGTAATACACACTAATGTCAGCAACATAGAGACACTtgagacacaaaacacaaagcacaaaacTCACCTGTACTTTTCCTCCTTTATAAAAAGGCTCAATCTTGCTAGAAACATCATAACTGTGGGAAAATAACGGAAATAGGAGGGTAAGTCGTGGCTActttaaatgacagtaaaaacacatgtaGCTTAGCTTGTGTTAGCCAGCCAACAACCTGCACGTGCGGTGCAACGAAAACTTACTTTGTTTTGAACTGAAGATTTGTATTTGCCATCTTGCTCGCGATAAAAATGCCAACCCCGGGATATTTCGGCTATTACAGTGGTGTAAATGACTTATTTCTCACTTCGCACGTTGGCTACAGTCAACACATCCATCCCGCATGTTGATAGGAAGAGTCGCGCACTTTGTACGTCATCCGAGCGCACGGAGCTGTGATTGGCCAAGTGGTTTTTTGCTCACAACGTTGAAAAAATCTAATTTCTATTGTCAATATTGAGCCTAATTAGATCGATTTTCATATCATAAATCATATAAACTGAGAGTTTGTggaaaatcaaatttaaaattaaaatgcgTGCATGTTCTGTGGTCATACAATTCGTCACTGTGGCTCAAAACAATAAACGCTGCTGAGCtattcatgttaaaaaaagaagctcCTGTTTGACATGTGGAGGCTGTGCTTTGATGCTAGAACAGCAGGGAAAGGACGCGCTTCATGAGAGCCATTATCTCCCTTCGTTTATATAATTTACTGTTGTCATTtgtccgcacacacacacacacacacccacaaacacacacacacgaacccTCCTTCATGTTTTGTCAGgaatgttcatgtgtgtgttgcattgaTAACGCgggtgtgtgttctgtgtgtgacATGTGAGGGGACCGATATGGAGTAAAGCAGCACCGGGAATGGAAACACGGTGAGGGAAGGGGATTATCATGGTGAGTAGCAGACaacttctgtttatttttgtaatctAGGTTTTATGTCTCACATCTATTGACAGATACTTGAAACTTTTACACGTAGTCTACATATTTTAGGCTTTATGGGAACTTGACGTGATTTTTGTTTTTCGAAGCTTAAATTGTAGAGGCTATAGTCTTGTATGTAGCTACTGTATATCGTGGTactttttattcaatatttGAATTAACTAACAATGACAATTAAGTAACTCTTGGCCAATTTGATGTGCTTCCAAGTATTTTAAAGTGATCTCATCttattttctgaagaaaaagaaTACAAACAGAAGGATTGTGGCTGTTTTCTTTAATCATGTGATCAGTCATATGACTTTCCAGAACAATTCTGTTTTGTCATCTCCTGCCTTTATGTTGGAAACACTATGGATGCTTGTAGGCAGCTGTAGAGTCGTGGTTTACAGCTGTTGAAAGAATATTTACCCGTTGATTTACCTGTTGTTGCATTAAGTGTCACAATATGTCCGTCTACTCAGGTCTGACCCCCAATATCTCCCTGAAATACATTATAAGTGTGTATTATGATGAGCCTGAATGAAGTAGTGTTATATTGGCCACATCCAGGCGGACCCAGAGGTGTCAACACAGAGCGGGGGCTATGATGTGGAGCTGTTTGTGGACACTCCAGACTACGATCTGATCTGCACCATTTGCCAGGGGGTCCTCAGGTGTCCAGTAAGAGCTGCATGCCACCACATCTTCTGCAAGAAATGCATCCTACAGTGGCTGAAGAGGTACTGAACATGGATCAATACCACTggacattgtaaaaaaaaaaaaaaagtacagtattgGATTGTTATTAATATCTAGTCTATACAGTAGAACATCAACATCATTTATCCTCTTCAGACAGGAGACCTGCCCCTGCTGTAGAAAGCCAGTGAACCCAAGCTTGATCTTTGTCATGTTCAAGCTGAGCAAATCTATTGGACGCATGAAGATCAAGGTAGGAAACTGAGAATAGGAGGAGAGTTGAATCTGTACACATTTGTACACGTTTGTAGTTATCATGACATCtcttattattataattaagtGGCTGTATATATACAGGTTGCCCAGTGGCTTATTGTAGATTTTATCAGGCCATGTCAACGTGTTGATACAGGGCATATTCATATCTATTCATATCATATTGTAAAGGTTACAGTCAAGATGTCACTTTGGCCCTTAAATGGTGACTGTCTGTAACctcaactaatgattattttcattatcaattaatctactgaatattttttagtcaactgattaatcattcaATCTTTTCAGTGTcataaaataatggaaaatgtCCATCGCTAGTTCTGAGAGTCTataattgtcttgttttgtctgactgtaGTGCTGCTGCCCCATATAAAGAAGATGTTATTTGGCACTGGAAACTTTTAAAGGGATGTTAATTGAGCAGGCCGGCAGGCAGGAGTATATGCAAGAAATAGTGatatttattgacaaaaatattgatgaaaCAGAGGCAAAAATGAACCTAAACTAAGCTGAAGCAAAGAACAAACATataatctgcagcctcacatcAAGCTGCTACCAGTGTTTGGTCTTGTACCTTCTCAGCCTCACCTAACTAAAACATACCATCTACTGAGGTTACCACAGGGTGAGCTAGACTGATACAAAGCTTTCAAAACACGTAGAACATTGATGTAGAATTTCTCTTTTACTGCTGAcagattatattattattatacagaaTGTCATTTACTAAAGAACAGTTTTATGCTTCTGACCTCAACTTGACAGAGCCCAGAGACTCACTGCTTAGTGCGGCTAATGATACACTTGTCACTATCACTGATTAAGCAGACAATCTGCCCTACCATCAcaaaactctaaaaaaaaaaaaaaacactagtaATGTTGGGAGCAAAGACCCAGTGAAAAGGTAGAGGAGTGACCTTTCACAATGACTAATAGTCCAAAACCCGAAATAGCTTGTCAGAATGATTGTTGATTAACCTCTGTCAAccaactaatcagttaattgactTATCATTTAAGCTCTAAGCAACAGTCATCTGTTCAGTAACTAATTTTGCCTAAGTTGTTCTCAACACCAGTAATATCACATCTGTTTGATAATAACAGTCTTCAAACAGTACTTGTAGTTAAGAAAGATTGAGTGAATTCTCTAATTCTGTAAGCATTTATGTGATTAATGTCTTTTTCTAGCTATTGATTAGTTTGTGTGGTCTCTTCTTAGTGTAAGAATGAGATCCGTGGTTGTGCAGAGACCTTCCCCCTCTCAGAGCAGTACTGCCACAGCATGAGCTGTCTGTACGAGCTCATCCCCTGCCCGTACCAGGGCTGTCGCGCACAGCTCCTCCGCAGGGACCTGGACACCCACGCACGCCACTGTGACCACTGGCGCCAGCCCTGCCACATGGGTTGTGGCACGATACTCTCCCACCGCACCGAGGCTCAACACAACTGCTACAAGCAGCTGAGGCAGGAGTACGAAGCCAGGCAGAGGAACCACAGGGCCATCGCCACTGCCctgcagaggaagatgaggaggatgcAGAGCACCATGGCccacatgaagagacagatagGGCTGATCTGTGAGAGCCTGGAGGTGATGGACGACCTGCacgaggtggaggaggaggacgcCGGAGAGAGCAGCGGCAGCTCCGGTGGGACTCCAAGtagcaacaacagcaactgcTGAGGGACAAGttagttgctgctgctggttggcTACTGCTGTGTATAATTTCTGCACGTGTTCATTTCtttgaaggtgtgtgtttgaagaTGTAGGTAGGTACGGTAACAGTcgaaagtttggacacaccttccaattttgtgctgttgtttcatctattttgtaaataaagtaTATAACATTACACTGTaggttgttttcattcatcatttaagAGGAGAGTGGAGACTGTGCTTGTTGACAAGTGATGAAGGATGCTGATCAACACAGTAATGCAAAACTCACCTGCACTTTTCCTCCTTTATAAAAAGGGTATTCATGTCTACTAATGTTagcaatataataatataataataataatacactttctTATCAACtgatatattataaataaataataataaactttatacaGCAAAGTTACAAGGTGCTTtacatcattaaaacattaaaatactacAATTAAGCAGTacaataagacatttaaaataaaagagaataaaatagCTCTAGTATGAgattaaaataattgtaataaaacaataaaacaacagtaGCAATGAAACAGATAagacatgttggaaataaaacagcGTGGTATCaattaaatgaaactgaatagcaataaatgctttttttatgaatgtttttaatcataCCTTTTGGTCAGTGATGAAAAAACCTGTCGCTAGTGGGCAGCAGTCAGCGCGTTTTCTCGTGGAGGAAATATCGCGATGATTCCTAAGGATAAAACCCGGCGAGACTTCTCTCGGGTCTTCTTCCTGTTATAACGATCACGTAAGTGGACCGATGAATTGTTCATTCTAGTCAAAATCCGCGTTTATCTCACGCATCGTCCTGCCAAACACATTAATGTTTGCTATAAAACTACACAAGAACATATTATATTAAGATACTGACGGCATTTATTAGCGTAGTGAAGCAGAATTTgagatattttgactttttgaagATATGTGTTCAGTGTTGAATATGGCGGCGGTGCTCGTGTTCTGCGATAAATGACAGAATATAATTTAGGCGCTCTGTTGCTTTAGCGgtcaaaatatatattaactatgatctttgttttgttctgcagCAAATGGCGGACGACGCCGGTGGTAGAGGAGGTTTTCGCGGAGGTTTTGGCGCAGGTGGCCGCGGCGGCCGGGGCCGTGGACGCGGCAGAGGCCGTGGCAGGGGCCGTGGTGCCCGGGGCGGCAAGTCCGAGGACAAGGAGGTAACTGAAGTTTCTTTCTGAAGAGTCTACAGTATCAATTAATTGGTGAAATTAGTTTGTAACGGCAGGTAAATATTCTAAGAGAATACCCGTTAGTGTTGTATAACGGTGGTGGTCCTTCTCTTTTAGTGGGTGCCAGTCACCAAGCTGGGCCGCCTTGTTAAGGACATGAAGATCAAGTCCCTGGAGGAGATCTACCTGTACTCTCTGCCCATCAAGGTGAGCATTGTGTCACATGCATGACAGATGGACTGTTTACTATTACATGTTTTAGTGCTGAAAGAGGAGTAAAGGGAGGCCTGCTGCTAAGAAGTGTTAGTTTTCTCCCCATAATGGTCCACTTAGTTTGAAGGGGTTTACTGTCACTATTTTGTATATTGTTTGTCTCAGTTAGTGCCTGTAAAtgtgtattattatattaaatatgagagattcaagagcttttattgtcacatgcacagcaacaTGGCAGATGGCAACATTAAAAGCAACGATATTTGGCTTCTTTGACCTCTAGTTCCAATTAGAATATATGAGAGAGAAATTTAATAAAATTCGagaaatatacattatattgcacatATGTAGATAAGTGTATTGCACATAAGTGGTTGATGAATACCTCAGTTAAGCATCTGTTCCTCTGAGAGATAATTCTGACTTGGTATATCCCAGTTGTTTTGATTGTTGTCGCTTGTTTTATGTAacataagaaaaatatgaacatgttgTGTACTTAACACAGAATAATGTAAAGAAACTTCATAGATGATTACAACTACCTCTAGGTTATCAGTGATTTTATCTTTCAGAAAAACAGATGCTTGGCTATGTGATAATACATGGGAGGCAAACACTAGGGTTAGTATGTTAGAAAACTACCTAGCATGCATGTTATGTAACAGTGTTGGCATTTGTATGATTGTGCAACAACACTTTGATTTAGGGTCGCTTCATCTGTCTGTATAGACCCCTCACTTGAGGACTTGGtgtaggaaaaaaaactgcaattcTGTTATGATCAGAGTGACTCAAAACTGATGTATTAACACTATCTGGAAGAATGCAACACTATACTAGGGTAGATTTATTCCTTTGGCAACTGCAACAAGTCATAATCTAATGCtgaaatcttttgtttttctgcaggaGTCTGAGATCATCGACTTCTTCTTGGGTTCTGGTCTGAAGGATGAGGTGCTTAAGATCATGCCCGTCCAGAAGCAGACCAGGGCCGGTCAGCGCACCAGGTTCAAGGTGCGTTTAAGGGACAACTCTGTAGTACAGGCGGCTTgttatcagtgttttgtttttttttttttttttttaatatagtgCGAGTAGTCCAGATGTGACATTGTTTGCCTCtgggttgtttgttttttttacaggccTTTGTCGCCATTGGTGACTACAACGGCCACGTCGGTCTGGGTGTGAAGTGCTCCAAAGAGGTGGCCACAGCCATCCGTGGAGCCATCATCCTGGCCAAGCTGTCCATCGTCCCTGTCAGGAGAGGTTACTGGGGTAACAAGATCGGTAAGCCCCACACCGTGCCCTGCAAGGTGACTGGACGCTGCGGCTCTGTCCTGGTGCGTCTCATCCCTGCGCCCCGTGGTACCGGCATTGTGTCCGCTCCTGTGCCCAAGAAGCTGCTCATGATGGCCGGTATCGACGATTGTTACACCTCCGCAAGAGGCTGCACTGCCACCCTCGGCAACTTTGGTAAGATTCAGCTGATGGTTATGTGTCTAAAGCTGTATGTTTCTGGTTTTCTCCTAGCTCTGCTCAGCTTCACCTCTGCAGTGGTGTAGTTGTCGTTATCAGGAGAGAAATAAACGAGTATTATAATGCACGGCAGAAAGACTTTTTTAATAGTCTCTTCTGTTCCCCTTTTTAGTGCTCAACATTTGTATATTTTCCATACAAGATGCTACATTGTCAAAACATGGAGCTCCATCTTAATCATCTACTTTTTGTTCCTTCCCCAGCTAAGGCCACCTTTGATGCCATCTCCAAGACTTACAGCTACCTGACCCCTGATCTCTGGAAGGAGACCGTCTTCACAAAGTCTCCCTACCAGGTCAGCACAAGCATCAGACCAATTTGTTACTAGAATGTTTTAAGATGTAGGTGAAGTTGTGTATTAACAGGCTTTCTATCTTGTTTCAGGAGTTCACTGACCATCTGGCCAAGACTCACACCAGGGTGTCTGTGCAGAGAGGCCAGGCAGTCCAGGCAGCTTCCTCCTAAACTTTTTGTACAGTGGAATTGTTGAAATAAACAATCTGGAAACATAAATTTAATGTGTATGGTCTTGTTACTTGTGCTGAACTCTTGACAGAACGCGTGTATTAATAAGCTCCTTACATAGACTAGTTTTGCATCAGGAATCCACATTATGgtataaatgtaaaatcttgAGGTACCTCTACTACAGTATTTCAATTTTATGCACTTTATACTTGCattactacatttcagagggaaatattgtactttctactctccactacatttgacagctttatgcaatgaataatataacaagttttttaaaatacaacacattgttaaagatgaaaccagtggtttccaacttttttggcttttgacgtcttacaaaaagcagtgtgtagtcggtgtcacatttcagatgtcttttaagttgttaacagctccgcCAAATGGTGTTTTTTCCACTTCTCACATGGTCTAGTTTCattaaatgatccaatatttcagcagctacaacagtaacatgctgcttacacactgatgcttcagtattaaaaatctaatgtcatatataatatcagtcagagggaccaaacattcttttactatttttaagTACATTatgctgctaatacttatgtacctaagtagtttgtttcatgcaggacttctaCCTgtatggagtatttttacattgctgtattggtactcTTAAGGATCTGCTGTATGTAACTTTAATCACCGttataattttgaaaaaatcaatttgaaatTCATAGTGGACACAGACAGGTATATTTAGCCATCTAGCAAATGAACGAACTTCCTTACATGgatgcaaaaatattttcataaatcaGTCCTActtttttaaagggaaacatATCACTATATAAACAGTGTGACAAAGTCTGATAGAGAAATTGCCTCAATATCATATCAAGTTCTACTGAGGGTGTGATGAGCAGATGAGCTGATgcattgaaatgaaaattgttCACCCCCCTATATTATGTGGTTGTTTGCAAGTCCCAGTAAAAGTTAATTGTTGGAAAGTCACAATTATACATGCACTGTTGCAGATGTCACTTTTAAGACAGGGTGAAAAGACGCTAACATCTGGTTTCTCacataaactttattttacaagtaTTACACAGGACAGATAGAGAACTGTTTTTAAGCATTCTGGGCCTGAGCTGCCATCATCCTCTCTTTTTGCTTCATTAGACATTTCCTCCCGCTGGCGTACGCTCCCAGGTCCCCATCTAGAAAACAGCAGATCgtacattaaaacacatctaGTGGTAGTCGAGCTAAATTTGAAAGTGTCAATGAGTAAAGCATAAAACGTGTTCATAAAACAAGATTGggctgcaattattttcattatcgattaatctttcAATTCAGCgttaagtctataaaatgtgtgCAAAATGC is from Thunnus maccoyii chromosome 18, fThuMac1.1, whole genome shotgun sequence and encodes:
- the rnf151 gene encoding RING finger protein 151; the protein is MADPEVSTQSGGYDVELFVDTPDYDLICTICQGVLRCPVRAACHHIFCKKCILQWLKRQETCPCCRKPVNPSLIFVMFKLSKSIGRMKIKCKNEIRGCAETFPLSEQYCHSMSCLYELIPCPYQGCRAQLLRRDLDTHARHCDHWRQPCHMGCGTILSHRTEAQHNCYKQLRQEYEARQRNHRAIATALQRKMRRMQSTMAHMKRQIGLICESLEVMDDLHEVEEEDAGESSGSSGGTPSSNNSNC
- the rps2 gene encoding 40S ribosomal protein S2, which translates into the protein MADDAGGRGGFRGGFGAGGRGGRGRGRGRGRGRGRGARGGKSEDKEWVPVTKLGRLVKDMKIKSLEEIYLYSLPIKESEIIDFFLGSGLKDEVLKIMPVQKQTRAGQRTRFKAFVAIGDYNGHVGLGVKCSKEVATAIRGAIILAKLSIVPVRRGYWGNKIGKPHTVPCKVTGRCGSVLVRLIPAPRGTGIVSAPVPKKLLMMAGIDDCYTSARGCTATLGNFAKATFDAISKTYSYLTPDLWKETVFTKSPYQEFTDHLAKTHTRVSVQRGQAVQAASS